One Myxococcaceae bacterium JPH2 genomic window, AGACGCCGCCCTCCTTCACCAGCACGCCCGAGCCTCGGCACGGCCCCATGTTCGTCGTGTCGAGGGCCTCGTCGAACCAGGCCACCGCGCCGTCCTGGGAGAGGAAGATGTTGCGCGAGCGGGCCGTGAAGTTCCACGCCTTGCCCTTGGCGAAGTAGGGCTTGGCCCAGGCGCGGAACTGGTCCCTCGTCCAGCGCTCCGTCCCATCCGTTCCCAGGTAGACGGCGTCCGGCGTGAAGTGGCCGAAATAGCGCGCCTCGTCCGCGACGGCGGCGGCGCGATGCCAATCATCCAGCACCGCGGCGACGGCGGCCTTCGGGTCCGCGGGGGCCGGCGTGGGCGCGGCGGACAGGAGGAGGAGCAACAAGGAGACGGTGGGCATGGCTCGGGCCTCGACGGGGAAGACGTTCGAGGTATGAAGCGGCACCGCGCGCCCCCGGGTCAAGGCGCGAGGGAAAGGTGGACGGGCATCATGGTCCTCGAGTGCTTCGAGGTGGGTTCGGGCGAGCAGCCCACGGTGTTGCTGCATGGCTTCCTGGGCACGGGGAGGAACCTGCGCTCGCTCGCGGTGGCGTGGAATCAGGCCCAGCCCCAGCGTCGCTTCTTCCTGCCGGACCTCACCGGCCACGGCAGCTCCCCCGCCCTGACGCCCGGCGCGGACCTGGGCACGATGGCGCGCGACGTGGTGGACACGCTGCGCGCGCGCGGCGTCTCGGGCACGGTGGACTGGGTGGGGCACTCGCTGG contains:
- a CDS encoding nuclear transport factor 2 family protein — encoded protein: MPTVSLLLLLLSAAPTPAPADPKAAVAAVLDDWHRAAAVADEARYFGHFTPDAVYLGTDGTERWTRDQFRAWAKPYFAKGKAWNFTARSRNIFLSQDGAVAWFDEALDTTNMGPCRGSGVLVKEGGVWRIAQYNLSLPIPNEHLDAVRALISKPAH